A portion of the Sulfuricurvum kujiense DSM 16994 genome contains these proteins:
- a CDS encoding helix-turn-helix domain-containing protein: MRMEKGLSQLQLAQSIGHKSLSIVSLAEIYHNNQHFNIEHLVKIAYVLDVNICDFFPKYEN, from the coding sequence ATTCGTATGGAAAAAGGGCTCAGCCAACTTCAGTTAGCTCAATCCATTGGACACAAATCACTTTCTATCGTTTCATTGGCAGAGATATACCATAATAATCAACACTTCAACATCGAGCATTTGGTAAAAATCGCCTATGTATTGGATGTCAATATTTGTGATTTTTTCCCAAAATATGAGAATTAA
- a CDS encoding sensor domain-containing diguanylate cyclase, translated as MGIKCRHFNQYMSLLEKHVSTSITDVNGVIVCVSEAFCEMTGYTQEELIGKKHNLLRHPDIADEIYRNLWATITEGKTWHGRIKNLKKNKDSYWVDAYIEPIFDEGAIIGYQAVRQNITDEALFETMAKIDPLTRLYNRNSIEEFAQLFIDEAQRYQTSFSVIMVDLDDFKHINDVYGHPVGDEVLKKLSVIFQDLIRSSDRIGRWGGEEFIILCPQTTYLQAKELAERLRFGFSSHEFEEIGYKTASFGVALFEDEDTIESLIVKADNALYDSKRLGKNRVS; from the coding sequence ATGGGAATTAAATGCAGGCATTTTAATCAGTATATGTCCTTACTAGAAAAACATGTATCGACTTCTATTACTGATGTAAATGGTGTTATTGTTTGTGTCAGTGAAGCATTTTGTGAAATGACTGGCTATACACAAGAAGAGTTGATCGGTAAAAAACATAACTTACTTAGACATCCTGATATAGCAGATGAAATATATCGAAATTTATGGGCGACGATCACAGAAGGTAAGACTTGGCATGGGCGCATAAAAAATCTTAAAAAAAATAAAGATTCTTACTGGGTAGATGCTTACATTGAACCTATTTTTGATGAGGGAGCAATTATCGGTTATCAAGCAGTACGGCAAAATATTACCGATGAAGCTCTTTTTGAAACAATGGCAAAAATCGATCCTTTGACTAGATTGTATAATCGTAATTCCATCGAAGAATTTGCCCAATTGTTCATAGATGAAGCACAACGATATCAAACCTCTTTTTCTGTCATTATGGTAGATTTAGATGACTTTAAACACATTAATGATGTTTACGGTCATCCAGTAGGTGATGAAGTGTTGAAAAAACTATCGGTCATATTTCAGGATTTGATTCGTTCAAGTGACCGTATAGGACGATGGGGAGGAGAAGAATTCATTATTCTCTGTCCGCAAACGACGTATTTACAAGCAAAAGAGTTGGCTGAACGGTTACGTTTTGGATTTTCTTCACACGAATTTGAAGAAATCGGTTATAAAACAGCTAGCTTTGGAGTCGCTTTGTTTGAAGATGAAGATACGATTGAAAGTTTAATAGTTAAAGCGGATAATGCATTATACGACTCCAAGAGACTAGGAAAAAATCGGGTTAGTTGA
- a CDS encoding sensor domain-containing diguanylate cyclase: protein MKVSEVDDSLLAIILQNIPFSVTTTTPEGLITRFSREAENLTGYKASEMIGKQTPVIFHYTPEVEERTIQFSNALGIAIEPGFDTFTIRSQLNLPNEFEWTYVRKDGTHIPVSLSVSALRDNDGIITGYVEIAKDLSKIKENQQKLMRSKQLLDEAQHLSAIGSWSLDLVENRLEWSDEIFRIFEIDQSRFEPSYEGFLNAIHPDDIEMVQKAFSDSVANKTQYTITHRLLMSDGRVKYVTERGKTTYNEDGTPLLSQGTVQDVTESRRIEKELNDYVALIDESVITSSTDLNGDIIYASNAFCRISKYDKSELIGKNHRIIRHPDMPAETYKELWNTLTHNQTWQGEIKNKAKDGSTYWVYAVISPDFDDNGNKRGYTAIRQDITDKKHAEELAITDRLTGLYNRLKLDEVLNYEIAQTSRYDTPLSIIIIDVDHFKNVNDTYGHQTGDMVLKEVAQILRSCSRKSDTSGRWGGEEFLIILPNTNLTGALEAAEKIRTAIENYPFSVVGQKTASLGVSEFLANENEDSFIERADQALYRAKSGGRNQVVG from the coding sequence ATGAAAGTTTCTGAAGTTGATGACTCCCTCTTAGCAATAATTTTACAAAACATCCCTTTTTCGGTTACTACAACAACACCTGAAGGGCTCATCACCCGATTTAGTCGAGAAGCAGAAAATCTAACAGGATATAAAGCTTCCGAAATGATAGGGAAACAAACTCCGGTCATTTTCCATTATACTCCGGAAGTAGAAGAACGAACCATCCAGTTTTCAAACGCGCTTGGGATTGCAATTGAGCCAGGTTTCGATACTTTCACTATCAGAAGTCAACTCAACCTTCCTAATGAATTTGAATGGACGTATGTTCGCAAAGACGGTACGCATATTCCTGTCTCACTATCCGTCAGTGCACTGCGTGATAATGATGGGATCATCACCGGATATGTAGAGATTGCGAAAGATCTTAGCAAGATAAAAGAAAATCAGCAAAAATTGATGCGCTCTAAGCAGTTGCTTGATGAAGCGCAGCATCTCTCCGCAATCGGAAGCTGGAGCTTGGATCTAGTAGAAAATAGATTGGAATGGAGTGATGAAATTTTTCGAATATTTGAAATTGATCAAAGTCGGTTTGAGCCGAGTTACGAAGGATTTTTAAACGCCATTCATCCTGACGATATCGAAATGGTTCAAAAAGCGTTTTCAGATTCTGTAGCGAATAAGACACAATACACTATTACCCATCGTCTTTTAATGAGCGATGGAAGAGTTAAATACGTCACGGAACGGGGGAAAACTACCTACAATGAAGACGGTACTCCTCTGTTGTCACAAGGAACGGTACAAGATGTAACGGAATCAAGACGGATAGAAAAAGAATTGAATGATTATGTTGCCCTTATAGATGAATCAGTCATCACCTCCTCCACCGATCTTAATGGAGACATTATTTATGCTTCAAACGCATTTTGCCGCATTAGTAAGTATGACAAATCGGAACTTATTGGAAAAAATCACCGCATTATTCGCCATCCTGACATGCCGGCAGAAACTTATAAAGAATTATGGAATACTCTAACCCACAACCAAACATGGCAAGGTGAAATCAAAAACAAAGCAAAGGATGGCTCAACCTATTGGGTGTACGCTGTAATTTCTCCTGATTTTGATGATAATGGGAATAAAAGAGGCTACACTGCAATACGCCAAGATATCACCGATAAAAAACATGCCGAAGAACTGGCGATAACGGATCGCCTAACGGGTCTTTACAATCGACTAAAACTTGATGAAGTGCTCAATTATGAGATAGCTCAGACCAGCCGATATGATACGCCTCTCTCAATAATTATAATCGATGTAGATCATTTTAAAAATGTTAATGATACCTATGGACATCAAACAGGAGATATGGTCCTCAAAGAAGTAGCCCAAATACTTCGATCTTGCAGTCGTAAATCAGATACATCTGGGCGATGGGGAGGGGAAGAATTTTTAATAATTTTACCGAATACCAATCTTACCGGGGCATTGGAAGCGGCTGAAAAAATCCGTACCGCCATCGAAAATTATCCTTTTTCTGTTGTTGGTCAAAAAACTGCTTCTCTAGGAGTTTCCGAATTTTTAGCCAATGAAAATGAAGATTCTTTTATAGAAAGAGCAGACCAAGCATTGTATCGTGCAAAATCTGGCGGCCGGAATCAAGTAGTGGGATGA
- a CDS encoding PAS domain-containing protein, with protein MEHVLNDTDFLVSQTDSKGKILFANEDFCKIAGYTLEELIGKPHNIVRHSDMPKAAFKDLWDTVKSGKVWKGYVKNSTKNGGFYWVFATVYPNIACGDGEGGYMSCRRKASPAEIQKAETLYKTMR; from the coding sequence GTGGAACATGTACTAAACGACACTGATTTTTTAGTGTCACAGACCGATTCAAAAGGGAAAATTCTATTTGCCAATGAAGATTTTTGCAAGATTGCAGGATATACCCTCGAAGAGCTAATCGGTAAACCGCACAACATCGTCCGTCATTCCGATATGCCCAAAGCGGCATTCAAAGATTTATGGGACACCGTAAAAAGTGGAAAAGTGTGGAAAGGGTATGTCAAAAACTCTACCAAAAACGGTGGTTTTTACTGGGTATTTGCAACCGTCTATCCGAATATTGCTTGTGGAGATGGAGAAGGTGGTTATATGTCGTGCCGTCGTAAAGCTTCCCCTGCTGAAATCCAAAAAGCCGAAACGCTTTATAAAACAATGCGATAA
- a CDS encoding replication initiation protein, translating to MMIKKASGLIQMTNKLTRSQRAIYNYLLFVVKEELRSNQNQRRFEANITDIKKYTGAQNNTHIKESILQMQEVKVSFNVLGKSKKDWNFKKDIGLIIDVDIQEEGFVSFSMEEKLITAIDYPDMFGLVDLKVIKGMQSKHSIALYEFISDYLKIGKKRVYLDDFKVLMGIDPQKGYKRFCDLNSRVINPAIKEINEKTSIVLAVEPIHRGRKVTALEFRFIYKDEAIHQQKQFSKKEQFVRYRDEVYKEAAGRPVFVYKNRDVVVDKHPKKQKIMVGYKTPNGVEWYSDKEALTVWEILIQNKTAVDAKLWEYHCEDLRF from the coding sequence ATGATGATAAAAAAAGCTAGCGGTCTTATACAGATGACCAATAAACTGACCCGTTCCCAAAGAGCCATTTATAACTATTTACTGTTTGTAGTCAAAGAAGAATTACGAAGCAATCAAAATCAACGGAGATTTGAAGCCAATATCACCGATATCAAGAAATATACGGGTGCACAGAACAACACCCATATCAAGGAAAGTATCTTGCAAATGCAAGAGGTCAAGGTGTCGTTCAATGTATTAGGTAAATCCAAAAAGGACTGGAATTTTAAAAAAGATATAGGGCTTATTATCGATGTGGATATCCAAGAGGAGGGGTTTGTGTCGTTTTCTATGGAGGAGAAACTGATTACTGCTATTGATTATCCCGATATGTTTGGTTTGGTTGATTTAAAAGTCATTAAGGGTATGCAATCAAAACATTCCATCGCTCTTTATGAGTTTATATCTGATTACCTAAAAATAGGCAAGAAACGGGTCTATTTGGACGATTTTAAAGTTCTTATGGGTATTGACCCTCAAAAGGGTTATAAACGGTTCTGTGACCTAAATTCGAGGGTGATTAACCCTGCTATCAAAGAGATAAATGAAAAGACTTCGATTGTTTTAGCGGTTGAGCCGATTCATAGGGGGAGGAAAGTGACAGCGTTGGAATTTCGATTCATTTATAAGGACGAAGCGATACACCAGCAAAAGCAGTTTTCCAAAAAAGAGCAGTTTGTTCGTTATCGAGATGAAGTTTATAAAGAAGCGGCAGGTAGACCTGTTTTTGTGTATAAAAACCGTGATGTGGTGGTCGATAAACACCCTAAAAAGCAAAAAATTATGGTGGGGTATAAAACCCCTAACGGAGTCGAATGGTATTCCGATAAAGAGGCTCTAACTGTGTGGGAAATACTGATTCAGAACAAGACGGCGGTGGATGCTAAGTTGTGGGAATATCATTGTGAGGATTTGAGGTTTTAA
- a CDS encoding DNA adenine methylase has translation MKNVNGKNTVKGKYVKGGFQTFPNGKTVYVEDFIENPQQYFKDSTFNPTTYSNKYNPDGDKTKVRVLLEYVGNKQSFWKINQSLILNRIILSNIVTVVIPFAGSGSDFLTIAPLLIEEIKKSGKQIILVFNDLNTSIVNLLKKISSKFFRQQLIREVRQIILDQKELLDENPTLEDYKVYHKLLVEELNKLELDREMNVRRAALFLVVMNTTFGGNYEWKNGKSRISISSDIKKFQGYSKVIEKIKLMSFYLGYFKVVIENKDYKKILKKYDGINTLFLIDPPYLQQDVDVLVSTKVTYGNPDFPHEECINMVKGLKGQFIYHNYRNNVQTKMFSEDKTIGHIEVHKAINNTKSISNKKKPRCVEVIYFSTWNNETTVEETTPEVSTVETQPSVQEETVVEPTTVQTVPLIPTYPMVSMFPMVSMTPSMVINNNIHYRHLKVVIPFLKSVS, from the coding sequence ATGAAAAATGTAAATGGAAAAAACACTGTAAAAGGTAAATATGTTAAAGGTGGGTTTCAAACTTTTCCAAATGGTAAAACGGTATATGTTGAGGACTTCATTGAGAATCCACAACAATACTTCAAGGACAGCACATTCAATCCAACAACCTATAGCAACAAGTACAATCCAGATGGGGATAAAACCAAAGTCCGTGTATTGTTGGAATACGTTGGGAACAAACAATCTTTCTGGAAAATTAACCAATCTCTTATTCTAAATCGAATTATTCTATCTAATATAGTGACGGTCGTTATCCCGTTTGCTGGTTCAGGAAGTGATTTTTTAACCATTGCCCCACTTTTGATAGAAGAAATCAAAAAATCTGGGAAACAAATTATTCTTGTCTTTAATGACTTGAATACGTCCATCGTGAATCTATTGAAAAAAATATCATCAAAGTTCTTCCGACAACAACTGATCAGAGAGGTAAGACAAATCATCCTAGACCAAAAAGAGTTGTTGGATGAAAATCCTACCCTTGAAGATTACAAGGTGTACCACAAATTGTTGGTGGAGGAATTAAACAAACTGGAACTTGACAGAGAAATGAACGTCCGCCGTGCAGCATTATTCCTAGTCGTAATGAACACGACATTCGGAGGAAACTACGAGTGGAAAAATGGAAAAAGTCGTATCAGTATTTCCAGTGACATCAAAAAATTCCAAGGGTATTCAAAAGTCATCGAAAAAATCAAACTGATGTCATTCTATCTAGGATACTTCAAAGTCGTAATAGAGAACAAAGACTACAAAAAAATCCTGAAAAAATACGATGGAATAAATACCCTTTTCCTTATCGATCCTCCGTATCTACAACAAGACGTGGACGTTCTTGTTTCTACGAAAGTGACGTACGGGAACCCTGATTTCCCTCATGAGGAATGTATCAATATGGTGAAAGGGTTGAAAGGTCAGTTCATCTACCACAATTATCGAAATAACGTCCAAACAAAAATGTTCAGTGAGGACAAAACCATCGGTCATATCGAAGTCCACAAAGCGATCAATAACACTAAATCTATCTCAAATAAGAAAAAACCACGATGTGTTGAAGTGATTTATTTCTCCACTTGGAACAACGAAACAACCGTTGAAGAAACGACTCCGGAAGTTTCTACCGTTGAAACACAACCGTCCGTTCAAGAGGAAACTGTCGTTGAACCAACTACGGTTCAAACCGTTCCATTGATTCCAACTTATCCAATGGTTTCAATGTTCCCAATGGTTTCTATGACTCCATCGATGGTTATCAACAATAACATCCACTACCGTCATTTGAAAGTGGTTATCCCCTTTTTAAAGTCGGTATCGTAA
- a CDS encoding PAS domain-containing protein — protein MAECMQNSSASKIRKGSILIVEDSSLFNNALRRGLISFGHEVTSTFTLDEALLHLENNLYDLVVLDLHLPDGEGEDLLENLSSKQKLKIIVYTSDPDKERRNEWFRYGVLGYLSKNDPFPHVIQEIDKTLKAIQENTHYNILVVDDSSVVRRQVTSLLQPRNYKISIAIDGDSAIEVINTQQLDLILLDLELPDMNGEEVLKYLKKNSASAEIPVFILTGTYDASTVGRLIKQGANEFFLKPFVAEELLMKIDFWIDSKRKTRQIECERQLLQEYKDTVDRSSIVSKTDKRGIITFVNDKFCEISGYSPAELIGKPHNTVRHPDMPKEAFEELWQTILSGQVWEGIVKNRKKDGSPYWVQTTINPIVDIEGNIVEYIGVRTDITELQNIKETLQDKLHISEEHFEDIYRRAQLYEKAIDESNILSRTTADGTILYVNNRFCEITGYREEEIIGKTHAIVRHPDTPKKVFADMWKTIQSGKVWNGVLKNRKKDGSPYWVDSTIIPIKDKEEKIIEYMAIRHEVTEIITLHEEIEKTQQEIIYRMGEIGESRSKETGNHVRRVAEYSKLLAFKAGLDEKEANLIADASPMHDIGKVAIPDSVLHKPGSLNEAEWLVMRSHSSIGHKVLSGSDRPLLNAASIIAHEHHEKYSGGGGYPSGLVGEDIHIYARIVTIADVFDALGSDRVYKKAWSLEKIITLFKEEKGKHFDPRLVELFLDNLDDFLVIRDRYQDHTQF, from the coding sequence ATGGCAGAATGTATGCAAAATAGTTCAGCATCAAAAATACGTAAAGGATCTATCCTTATTGTAGAAGACTCCTCTCTTTTTAACAATGCACTTCGCAGAGGTTTAATATCTTTTGGGCATGAAGTAACGAGTACATTTACGTTGGATGAAGCTCTTTTGCATTTAGAAAATAATTTATATGATTTAGTTGTTCTTGATTTGCATCTTCCCGATGGCGAAGGGGAAGACCTTCTTGAAAATCTGAGTAGTAAGCAAAAATTAAAAATTATTGTCTATACCTCTGATCCCGACAAAGAGCGTCGAAATGAATGGTTTCGATATGGTGTATTGGGATATCTCTCAAAGAATGACCCATTCCCACATGTCATTCAAGAAATCGATAAAACACTCAAAGCGATTCAGGAAAACACCCACTACAATATTCTTGTAGTTGATGATTCCAGTGTTGTTCGCCGTCAAGTCACTTCATTATTACAACCGCGCAACTATAAAATAAGTATTGCTATCGATGGCGACAGTGCTATCGAGGTTATCAACACCCAACAACTTGATTTGATTTTACTCGATCTCGAACTTCCCGATATGAATGGGGAAGAGGTTTTGAAGTATCTTAAAAAAAATAGTGCTTCCGCTGAAATTCCTGTCTTTATTTTAACAGGAACATACGATGCCTCTACTGTGGGAAGATTGATTAAGCAAGGAGCAAATGAGTTTTTTCTAAAACCTTTCGTCGCCGAAGAGCTTCTGATGAAAATCGATTTTTGGATCGATTCGAAACGGAAAACCCGACAAATCGAGTGTGAACGTCAACTCCTCCAAGAGTATAAAGATACCGTCGATCGCAGTTCCATCGTCTCTAAAACCGATAAACGGGGCATCATCACCTTTGTTAATGACAAATTTTGCGAAATTTCGGGGTATTCACCTGCAGAACTGATCGGAAAACCTCACAATACAGTTCGCCATCCCGATATGCCGAAAGAAGCATTTGAAGAACTTTGGCAAACGATTTTAAGTGGTCAAGTATGGGAAGGAATTGTTAAAAACCGTAAAAAAGATGGTTCTCCTTACTGGGTACAGACGACGATTAATCCAATTGTAGATATAGAGGGAAACATTGTCGAATATATCGGTGTTCGAACCGATATCACTGAACTTCAAAACATCAAAGAGACACTACAAGATAAACTGCACATTTCTGAAGAACATTTCGAAGATATTTATCGGCGGGCACAACTATACGAAAAAGCAATTGATGAGAGCAATATCCTCTCGCGTACAACAGCTGATGGAACCATTCTCTATGTCAATAATCGTTTTTGTGAAATTACAGGGTATAGAGAAGAGGAAATAATCGGCAAAACGCATGCTATTGTTCGACATCCCGATACTCCAAAAAAAGTTTTCGCCGATATGTGGAAAACGATTCAATCTGGAAAAGTATGGAATGGTGTTCTAAAAAATCGGAAAAAAGACGGTTCTCCTTATTGGGTCGATTCGACGATTATTCCGATCAAGGATAAAGAAGAGAAAATTATCGAATATATGGCAATTCGACATGAGGTCACAGAAATTATCACTTTGCACGAAGAGATCGAAAAAACGCAACAAGAAATCATTTACCGAATGGGAGAAATCGGAGAAAGTCGAAGCAAAGAGACGGGAAACCATGTTCGCCGTGTTGCAGAGTATTCAAAACTATTAGCATTTAAAGCAGGTTTAGATGAGAAGGAGGCGAATTTAATTGCAGATGCTTCACCTATGCATGATATCGGCAAAGTTGCCATACCTGATTCTGTGTTACATAAACCAGGATCGCTGAATGAAGCTGAATGGTTAGTGATGCGTTCACATAGCTCTATCGGTCATAAAGTTCTATCAGGATCTGATCGTCCTTTGTTGAATGCCGCATCTATTATCGCCCATGAACACCATGAAAAATATAGTGGTGGTGGTGGGTACCCATCGGGCTTAGTAGGGGAAGATATTCATATTTATGCTCGAATCGTAACCATTGCCGATGTTTTTGATGCCCTTGGAAGCGATCGTGTCTATAAAAAAGCGTGGTCATTGGAGAAAATCATCACTTTGTTCAAAGAAGAAAAAGGGAAACACTTTGATCCTCGGTTGGTTGAATTATTTTTAGATAATCTAGATGATTTTTTAGTGATTCGTGATCGATATCAGGATCATACTCAATTTTAA
- a CDS encoding PAS domain-containing sensor histidine kinase, producing the protein MPQENRDATLKDQLKSRLRESDPTYRYYKSIFHLTDNMIALSDGYRIVDANKAFSDFFAAIGSDVFDPDFRLSQQFLIIDKYGYVYEGYLNAPWFKTVLSGEKEHYRVGISGRDQIYTFSVSVSLLDPSENIYVITLSDVTDMMSYKCVLEEGIRVSTHEKEETQYILSQYYEAIDTSNLVARCNLDGIITYVNDALCEALDYMPEELVGQNVSIFFEGNSEVMCEKMAREKIYNGEIWKGVLKNRDKFGGAHYFATTIVPIKNADKTIIEILSIRHDITDMVKAKEEALQTLEAKTKFFDQVSHELRTPLNAIVNFTDQALESYDEIVEDEVSRVLVKKYLQRSYANAENLLELINSLLDIAKMKSGKTVFDIAEYNAVSLAREAFENCSSLHKNGSIDYRFKAEKSVIPIECDGVKFKQIITNLISNALKFTTNGFVEIRLEEKSDSCVIEVEDSGIGIPSEKLSYVFEPFAQVRDHGFGTGLGLNIVREYAEMMKISLDVRSVEGTGSCFTLTAKKIR; encoded by the coding sequence GTGCCGCAAGAAAACAGGGACGCGACGTTAAAAGATCAGCTTAAATCGAGGTTGAGGGAAAGTGACCCGACCTATCGATATTACAAATCGATTTTTCATCTGACGGATAATATGATTGCCTTGAGTGACGGGTATCGGATTGTAGATGCCAATAAAGCGTTCAGTGATTTTTTCGCCGCAATCGGATCGGATGTATTTGATCCGGATTTTCGTCTTTCACAACAGTTTCTCATAATTGATAAATACGGGTATGTGTATGAAGGGTACTTAAACGCTCCGTGGTTTAAAACAGTATTGAGCGGCGAAAAAGAGCATTACAGAGTCGGTATCAGCGGGCGGGATCAAATATATACATTCTCGGTTTCGGTAAGCCTGCTCGATCCGAGTGAAAATATTTATGTCATTACCCTCTCCGATGTCACCGATATGATGAGCTATAAATGCGTTTTGGAAGAGGGGATACGTGTCAGCACCCATGAAAAAGAAGAGACACAGTATATTCTTTCCCAGTATTATGAAGCGATTGACACGTCGAATCTGGTGGCACGGTGTAACCTTGACGGTATCATCACCTATGTCAATGATGCGTTATGCGAAGCGCTTGACTATATGCCGGAAGAATTAGTAGGGCAGAACGTATCGATTTTTTTCGAAGGCAACAGTGAAGTCATGTGCGAAAAAATGGCACGGGAGAAGATCTATAACGGTGAAATTTGGAAAGGGGTGCTCAAGAATAGAGATAAATTCGGCGGAGCACACTATTTTGCGACGACCATTGTCCCCATTAAAAATGCCGATAAAACGATTATAGAAATCCTCTCGATCCGCCATGATATTACCGATATGGTCAAAGCAAAAGAAGAAGCACTTCAAACGCTTGAGGCCAAAACAAAGTTTTTCGATCAGGTATCGCATGAACTCCGTACCCCTTTGAATGCTATTGTAAATTTTACCGATCAGGCCTTGGAAAGTTATGACGAGATAGTTGAAGATGAGGTTAGCCGTGTATTGGTCAAAAAATATTTGCAACGCTCTTACGCTAATGCCGAGAATCTTTTGGAACTGATCAATTCTCTCCTCGATATAGCGAAAATGAAATCGGGAAAAACAGTTTTTGATATTGCTGAGTACAACGCGGTTTCACTAGCACGCGAGGCATTTGAAAATTGTTCCAGTCTTCACAAAAATGGCTCGATCGACTATCGGTTTAAGGCGGAAAAAAGTGTTATACCGATAGAGTGTGACGGTGTAAAATTTAAACAAATTATCACTAATCTTATTTCAAATGCATTAAAATTTACCACAAACGGGTTTGTAGAAATTAGATTGGAAGAAAAGTCGGATAGTTGTGTAATCGAAGTTGAAGACAGCGGTATCGGAATACCGAGTGAAAAACTCTCCTACGTTTTTGAACCGTTTGCACAAGTTCGTGATCACGGTTTCGGCACCGGGCTTGGATTGAATATCGTCCGCGAATATGCAGAAATGATGAAGATCTCACTTGACGTACGTTCGGTTGAAGGAACTGGAAGCTGCTTTACCCTCACGGCTAAAAAAATTCGATAG
- a CDS encoding tyrosine-type recombinase/integrase — MESLGGNFKGIMIQKLQSGATAFYIKFKDEMNVSRKLKVGESPDMTKTRAKDLLIEKKKEIKTKRSLIRGSATSLPSPIPSILQKKYNPSPKTFKTLNDLADFYFSDHSIKTMKELKNRYDYHVRNEQFANKPVQLITKHELINFIERKKVQRADKRRGENTRNKSVEEKEMSEYQMNLQKIIVLAANDDWRSKNTIEFLKKKNEILLLRNNDEAKKRLWNDKSVSEDDKRAMIGLLSRKTIKEIFQICLTAINYSIDSHKIAPFANPFVVSKRDKKLYIEVDNIKDRYMSKDEIKDFLKECKEISKKPKHKNIFLMALLALSVAARQSTLLSIRISDIDLENGFINLRNHKTEKWYNSFIGSDEIKQEILRLIGDRDRNDYLFVNYTKERPYRYPRVMGDILDYTVNYKHRYVNWLSLKDLRNTSASHLAMQGIPISHISQILNHSSVVMTERYAHLSPSIAQDGIRTLVDGFGLEDLEK; from the coding sequence ATGGAATCTTTAGGTGGAAATTTCAAAGGAATTATGATTCAGAAGCTCCAATCGGGTGCCACAGCTTTCTATATCAAATTCAAAGATGAAATGAATGTCTCTCGTAAGCTGAAAGTCGGTGAGTCTCCCGATATGACTAAAACAAGAGCCAAAGATTTATTGATTGAAAAAAAGAAGGAGATCAAAACGAAGCGGAGTCTTATACGAGGTTCGGCAACATCACTCCCCTCCCCCATCCCAAGTATTCTTCAAAAGAAGTATAATCCATCTCCTAAAACCTTCAAAACACTGAACGATCTAGCTGATTTCTATTTTTCCGACCACTCTATAAAAACAATGAAAGAACTTAAAAATCGATACGATTATCACGTCAGAAATGAACAGTTCGCCAATAAGCCCGTTCAGCTCATTACCAAACATGAACTAATCAATTTTATCGAGCGAAAAAAAGTTCAAAGAGCTGATAAACGCAGAGGAGAAAATACTCGCAACAAATCGGTCGAAGAAAAAGAAATGTCCGAATATCAAATGAACCTTCAAAAAATCATTGTACTCGCGGCAAATGATGATTGGAGAAGCAAAAATACGATTGAATTTTTGAAAAAAAAGAATGAAATTCTCCTGCTGAGAAATAATGATGAAGCTAAAAAACGCCTATGGAACGATAAATCCGTATCAGAAGACGATAAACGGGCGATGATTGGGCTTCTGTCAAGAAAAACCATCAAAGAGATTTTTCAGATATGTTTAACAGCTATCAACTATTCTATTGATTCTCATAAAATCGCTCCCTTTGCCAATCCGTTTGTCGTCTCAAAAAGGGATAAAAAGCTTTATATCGAGGTGGACAACATCAAAGACCGATATATGTCAAAGGATGAAATCAAAGACTTTTTGAAAGAGTGTAAAGAAATCTCTAAAAAACCAAAGCACAAAAACATTTTTTTGATGGCTTTGTTGGCTTTATCCGTTGCGGCACGTCAATCGACTCTTTTAAGTATTAGGATCTCCGATATTGACTTGGAAAACGGATTTATAAACCTTCGCAATCATAAAACAGAAAAATGGTACAACAGTTTCATCGGCTCGGATGAAATAAAACAAGAAATTTTGAGACTTATTGGTGATAGAGATCGAAACGATTATCTTTTCGTCAATTACACGAAAGAACGCCCATACCGTTATCCCCGTGTTATGGGGGATATTCTTGACTATACGGTGAATTATAAACATCGATATGTCAATTGGTTATCACTCAAAGACCTGAGAAACACTTCTGCAAGTCATTTAGCCATGCAAGGAATACCGATTTCGCACATTTCGCAAATTTTGAATCACTCATCGGTTGTTATGACAGAAAGATATGCCCATTTAAGTCCGTCAATCGCTCAAGACGGAATCAGAACATTGGTTGATGGTTTTGGATTGGAAGATTTGGAGAAATAA